The following DNA comes from Triticum aestivum cultivar Chinese Spring chromosome 3D, IWGSC CS RefSeq v2.1, whole genome shotgun sequence.
cttgaaagagttcgtcaccatggaggccgatgagggtggcaggcaatgaggagcctgggcgcgcgggctggagcagtacggcaaggtcgtccgcgcgcttcttgacggcggtgaacttgcggatggagttgaccatcatgtcgtccatgcgagaggcgaagccggcgtcggcgagggctacgatgcctgcggtcgccagcaccgtctggaaacgctgcgcagtgcggggccgcaggccggcgccttggatgatttggcacagccgactgccgctcgcgtccatcgcctccataggtgcttgtggcttctggtcacttggtcttggattggagtgagcagtgttgcgcagagacttgggagtagatggattggagtggtggggcgcctttattatatgagagtccaaactgtgttgcattcacatcgtgttggcTCTATTTTGCTTCTcgaattaattccctctgcatgtaattgaggatgcatcattgaccgttcaacgtcttgggaaccgctaccctctccctccttggcattcaagcacctatggacccgtcgacgacgaggtgcctatggtgacttcgtaaatttcaagatgatagtgccgtgcgtgtgtgcgttcataggggtgagtgtatgcgcgtgtatatgagcgcttgcgtctgtactgtgtaaaaaacgtaaatgcgtgtcaaaaagagactagtcagtatactcaatattgtgcacctcggagaggaaaacgatagaactagtacgtatttatttacggtgcagattcactcattttgctccatatgtactccgtctcggtgtagtctagtcacttgttgaaatctctagaagggcaaatactcctttctggtttacagggctatactagcaagtagttgtacgtactagtacaatagtgggctcacatagcaattttgtctcatgcaagagcctggctatatgcgtgctccaatgttcgcaactgcaacgttcggtttgcgcttggctcttcgcctcttcgagaagacgaacaatgatgttactactactgcttctacagtgtcgaatccactgctgcatgtccgtccaccgcgagcgggacggatagcttgttgtagaagtactactaagcaaaagcctgtcctcgtttgcgagcaaccgcgcgcatgggtgagggagaaggcgtgtagtaaaatcaagcttctcctcgttgtacgagttgacgcgacacatcatagcactggccccacatgcttgcctctaaacttggctgaaagacccgcagtgtacaatatatttgctgcaacctctaacatttacccaccacaaattaaaatatatgtggccgtatgcatcgttctgatgcagaggccggggagtcccccttttcgaaaaaaacaaattaaaatatatattcctgtcttgaccagatgagcgtgcaaactacaatcaccagggtgtcaggtagggccagaagactattttaattttttttaaaacttcgagacggccacatagcatggagccgaccccaacgattttaagcttacaggcacggtacacgctatcctagactactctacacatgaaactgccacacgagcgtccgggctgcgcttggctcttcgcctcttcgggaagtcgaacaatgatggagtactactgcactggaggagtactacagtacgcttctggccatctgacaccgattgaactgctgcatgtccaccgcgtgcgggagggagagcgtgtagcgaaagcttctcctagtcttgccagccaccacgctcatgggcgagggagggacgctcctgcctttgcgtgtatgacaggtgggcccgacaggtgtgtggccaacctgtcatacagccaaaggcaggtgcagttaagtccgcgagggagaggataatcaaacttctcgttgatgtacgagttgacgcgacacatcaaagcactgcactcgatatatttcaataatttgcgtttaccgatgcattaattacaacgcatgcatgcatgccgtgactctccttttgatacttgcatgtgttgatttaatgcaccttgaagtagtataaaatatgtgacggtaaagctttgtaataccccggcccaagtcgagagatggttgtgcacgaggagggcgagatcatgcagaccgaacaggacccgacgatggagctctctaaggtctcgatggacctcaccgtgctccactgccccttgtgcctccgccccttgacgcctccagtgtatgaggttcgaatacacctcgtccgttcggctgattgagcaaggtgcaggtttcttgattgatgtgttgttcgattgatttctgcagtgcaagggagggcacctggcctgcgcggactgccgcgtcgagcgccccgggaaccagcggcagtgccagaagtgcgagcgcggcggtggcttcgacgtgcggaacacggcggtggactccgtcctttcgtcggtgagggtggagtgcccgcacgaaggctgtgggctctacgtcacttaccacaagctcgccgatcaccagagcgtgtgtccgctcgcgccctgcaaatgccccgtgcccgtctgcggctacgaaggcccgccgccggcgctctaccaccacatcagcaccgcgcatcccatgcccgtgcacaggatccagtacggcaaggtgctccagctgcaagtgccactgtcggagccacggctcttgctgttcgcggaggaggaccgccgcgcgtttttcttggtcggcggcgtgctcgacatcggcgcgcctatcgccgtgtcggtcgtctgcatcagagcgggggcgtccccactgccgcactacgtggccaagctgtgggcgaacggcccgccgggggagcccaaaggcacgaccgacgccgtcaaggtggaaatggaggtgacaagcagcaaggatcccggcgacgtcgacgtgcaggagctgaccttcttgacagttccgcccaagctgctggccggggctaagcttgtgtccctccacattcagattgacaagctcacgtcctaaatgtttctacagtgccttctgtttatcttagtaatatgctaatatagggattaccttggtctactttagcttaagaaatggtgggttttggtggcgatgcagcaattacttcgacatcagatcagtaatttccaacagtcgaacggatattttgtgtctgttggatataaagttcctttgggtaagaagtactacttgtcatcaaaatggataaaaggagatgtatgtagacgtattttagttctagatacgtccctttttatccattttgatgacaagcactccctccgttccacaatacatgccttccatttgtcaaaatatagatgtatctagacatgttttagtatataggtacatccatgatagagccaatcggatggttgagaacactacaattcgtagctacagatgcgtgtgtgactcccagatgcagaggccgggggtcatcatcctccttttcgagaaaaaacagacgcgtgtgtgagagctcgccacgcggctattcctgtcgaacgccccattaaccgtaagatatgtatacgacggtgccagttattgcacgtacacagcagtactccctcctttccggtttatagggcttaattcaaaaatctcaccaaccaagatggtgagtggtggaatattttttgtagtttgcaaaagcacctaattaatgctcttgtttttctcaaaaaattatgtttatcaatgcattaattgcaatgcatgcatgcataaagtacatgcattggtcaattttctcttaatacttgcatgcaatgatttaatgcaccttggaatctgaacatgtgttggggaacaaccaaattgagccttataaaatggaaaaactaaaattttgagataagccctataaaaccggaaaggaggagtagaaaaagaagtactccatccgggaatagtgccgcacttcgaaactagaaccgtcaataaattttgagcttgcgtctcgtcacattccaaattactccacgctatattgaattgcaaacctgttcacaccgatcacaacctaaacggtttcccacttaggagcgtattagtaccacgctatattgaattgcaaacctgttcacaccgatcacaacctaaacggtttcccacttaggagcgtattagtactcggttataaatactagtatgccaagatgactgcacattcctcctcaactcctcatccacaaaaacaaacaagtcattcagcatccttcccttgcgtctgccatggccagcgtgagttctaggtcgagagattgccaccagggagaggcgagcatggaagcggaagcacgagagatgtcccgcctcgctgcgagagcagccgacatgtcccgccgcgcggaagtagcagcacagaggtcccgtcgcgccgctgaagcagcacggaggtcccgccgcgctgtcgatgcagcagactggtccggccgcgccgcggaagcagcagagatgtcccgccgcgccacgaatgcagcagagatgtcccgccgcgccgcggctttgggaaaatttctcacgggcaggcgacgactgttacacgcgcatgcatgcgatcgcccatagccagatggattagatctccggctgggcgaggttgcaggacgacatgaaagcctcgtttgaacaggctaccggcgtcatccggcaactaagagagggcaatgagaggctccgggccgagcgcgagctgctgagggagaagatcgtccgaagtgcagaccagcatgaggagaccagtgccttgttgaagaggaccgacgtcatcgtcaagaaacttatggacgagaatgacatgctccacaaCGAGCGCCAacggctggtggaggaatccgtggatgttctcaagcagcgtcttgaggacacgaaagagctcatcgccgctcgccgcagagactagttcccgcggcctacagcaacgcatcaagaTAGTAGCGATcaacgagccagatccttgtcttccttcttcttttgcccttgtgtatttcgggcgtagccgcatgaggcttttttaattatctttctaattatgtaagacaattaatcgtccttatctttttgtggaagatcaatgttgcgaggctggaatgaacaaaactcttgctgtggcgaccctggcgttgctgttcttctagttgctgctgggcttccttcagtttcttGGTTTCtattgatgtaataatcggtttaggatgtggattgtgtcgtcggttgtgaaatgttgggttctagcgcggatgtttggcctttgttggcatcttgggatgttgcgatttcaatctggtagcttttagtctttcgtgttaggctggagttgtgctgaacttcttgtgaattgtggtggttttcagtaatgaaaatcggaaggggcaagcccttctttgatcaaaaaaaattaatcatccttatatattcatcagtcttgctataagtcgcagtagatgctatataggtccgtcagattttcttttttctctcttaaatctcagtcgagtgagacatagccacgccattaaacagaggctcgggcgccattaatggagaccttgggagagaggtggacggcagatggaggtcaaagggctctcctcccgataagcacacgcaggggtctgatcgcacgcctctcgtactcaaatagctaccctacatggcgcctcctagctaataaaaaatggggacgcatggcggcacgtaaatggtactagtaagtagaacgcccacggtttcaataatacttgtgtttccgattgtaacgtgacagcacttgttccaaaatgactttgttgattgttaatgtgtgcgccttcgcaaatcggactgcaaatttaccacagcatgttggtgccatgtcatggcaccaagccaagtttcattattttcatgcgtgttttggatttacaggaattaaaaaactaagtttctcaatgtttctaacccagccacgacgcccagaattttgaatttcattcaatttcttgcatggaacctagaaatttacccgaggacacacatgtgatttttcaaccaactttggtgcactggaacatgtgcttgtatttcaaatttgaattatgcacacaaaggtgacacattccctcccagaaccacgagccttcttgagagaagctctgatttgcatgaagcttataccaaaatttgttcctattcggccaatttttttaccacggcatggtactaccatgacatgacaccatgccaagtttcatgattttaaaaccaagtttctcaatattctcgaccgagccacgatgcccagatgtttgaattttattctcattttttgcatgggacctactccctccttccatctatatagggcctaatgtgtttttcaagacagcctttgactattgacaagattaatagcacatgagatgtatactatgaaaattatatcattggaagctcctttgacatacaaatttgaaggtatgctttgtgtaagttgcaagtcatatattattgctctaacgtttggtcaaagttagcctcgaaaacgcattaggacctatatagatggaaggagggagtagaaattcacccgaggacacaaatgtgatatttcaaccaactttggtgcacaggagcatgtgcttgtagttcaaatttgtattatgcacattaaatgaccaaaaactcaattaatgtgtaaataaggccaaacgaagccggaataattccaaaatttaacagggcactcatgtagttctatgtttcctttgtaaataaactcaagggggacaacgtatatcatttcgcactcaaaggtggcacgttccctctcagaaccacgagccttcttgagagaagctttggtttgcaagaagcttataccaaaatctgttcctattcggccaatttttttaccacaacatggtagtaccatgacatgacatccatgccaagtttcatgattttcagacgtgttttggatttacaagaattttaaaaccaagtttctcaatgttctcggccgagccacgatgcccagatgttttaattttattctcatttcttgcatgggacctagaaattcacccgaggacacaaatgtgatttttcaaccaacttcggtgcacgagagcatgtgcttgtagttcaaatttgacttatgcacattaaatgaccagaaactcaattaatgtataaaaacgacaaacgaacccggaataattccaaaatttaatagggcactaatgtagttctatgtttcctttgttaagaaactcaaggggggcagcgtatatcgtttcacactcaaaggtggcacgttccctcttagaaccacgagcttccaaatcggcccaattttttaccacaacatgttagtgccatgacatgacaccatgccaagtttcatgatttccaggcgagttttggatttacatgaatttaaaatcaaagtttctcgatgttctcggccgagtcatgacgcccagatgtttgaatttcattctcatttcttccatgggacctagaaattcaaccaaggacacacatgtgatttttcaacccactttggtgcaccggagcatgtgcatgcaattcatatttagattatgcacattaaaagtccagaaactcaattaatgtacaaaaaggccaaatgaacccgaaataattccaaaatttaacagggcactcatatagttctatgttgcctctgtaaataaaatcaggggagaggcagcgtatattgtttcacacataaaggtgacacgttccctctcggaaccacgaggcttgttgagagaatctccggttttgcaagaggcttataccaaaacttgtcccaattcagccaaaaattatacgtatgaaaccAGGGTTtggattatcccaaacatctcgctacctagaccatatgatttgaattcaacataaaatggatacaaatatttgaattggagagcgtatggtagatgtagttcatagtgaaatatgattactgctatatgtacgTTTTTTGTTAtcaaaataatatttaaattattgtataacttgacaacaatcgtattcaaataaggaaaattgattcaaatttagtccatatggtagacgacaatatatatgttcacatggtggagtaaaatgttcatatatgatggaagatcaaaatgcgACTACATCAATATAAACCGCCAGGTCAcataacgatatattcgaattcaacataacgtggattcaaaaattgaaattcgagatcacgACATctataatcatataaaaagggacattactctttctttggtgggaattgatttgttttttgttgttgttttttttgacagaaagactgtaagagAACCCTCTaaagtataattggtgcaacaaatccaaattgcaagtaccatgccttgaacctgggtgggtgggaaggcatcaaccccttcccaccactaggctatgccttagtttgcgttttttgttgttgttgagggaagtgcgaatcgatttggtactgtgcagggtaatcttgttctcccgatttttttacatttttcttgtagttttttcaatggcatctatagcaatatagtaaaaggggacatgactctcttgtgtcttgtaggaattgttttttttacacgttaagtttgttctgccgaacaaggaatccgcaccttgttatcccgaaattttcaagctcgagtatcttttgtctcacctgctttgaaactcccgcttcttcaacccacgccgcgccttgttatcccgaaatttggacgcgcgcgagaagtccctcctcatccgaaatcgctcccgcagcccagacacgcaaaatcccccttctacccctcagctgaaaatgaagctccacgtcgcggtgtcaaaaccggtgggggtacgctggtaacttaccctacatttcagacaagcgcgtccctaagcttggctccccctcccccttcgcccccccattcgtacaccgaggccgccaaaacctgcgaaaccccacgctcctccgtcggcctcccgaccgctgcccagccggagactcttccccgactacgtcgtccaccgcaacagctcgccgtccctcatccaccgcaccagatgaggatccgttgtcgatctcgtcgtcccaccagATCGGCCGCCCCGTCTTCCACCTCCAAGGAGTCGCCCCGacattcgcctcgtctatcgcgccacctcaatccccacagcgccgtcttgacctgccccaccggaaccgcagcaccctcaccaattcctccgatgaagtcgaggccaactcggcgccaccaaggaggttctgcactcaccgctgcattttatcttttattcgatctcacggggctgccggtgctcgataccgagcagacatggtgtgtctccatcgacggcgccgtcgccggccacatcatccatggcgtctctcccccatgacgttgcttcctcggcggcgacttccacaacggcactagctgcagctgctccggctctcgctcgcgctgcggctctgttcttgttgtcggtcgcgctgctgcactgctcctgctttcgttcgtgctgctgctctgctcttgctctcgcttgcactgctgctgctattgcacgacctccggcagctacaggagttgctgctttagcactcgctcgcggtgctactgcacgacttgctctctgctactGCGTTCCctactcgagcgtctgctgatttagatcactggttctctgctactagtgctcaaacaccctaaacatctattgcaatgctctgttactagttcaatcagtttcgacagtaaaattcagttttgactgtgaagttcattttcttcagttaagttcagagtgaacaatacttacaacatctgtcggagcggccgtggcgcggctgatgcgttttacatctagcactttttggtgatgtattttacatcatctattacagatgatattagggtcccacttcagattaatgttgtctgtcctgtcatgcttcagcctcgtcatcgtacaccttagcggagctgctccaacgacggaaccgtccatcacagcgaagcagtaccctcggcgccgtttccagaggcctaggatcttcttccccgcctccgacagtcacaccagcatcatcaccatcctccacgtccaacccaatgatgctgaggtccacaaggctatgccaaagaggttgtacactcgtcgcatcactttgtttctccattcctctgttcttccaattcatgtgagcctaacacccaggttgactgaaatcctatgtttccaaatgctctgttttgcacgtgcattcctatcctattcctgtgtgtttcctgtccctgcgtttatagaatcctccaattctaaggagccttacagatttacttcattttcagataggcgtcaaagaaaactctgtgtgttatgtcctactcctgccgtgccgtcatccaccccacctgaggtgcaccatcgacagaagcgttcactgcagcagagatcccccttgcagacttcctttcgccgcctgagatcatcttccctgttgccggcagccacgccaattgcattaccatcatcgactgagcagatgaacctgaggactacacagttccggaagagaggtcgcagtctttcgtgtttgcttacgttatacatcggttattattacctgctactttatcgttcaatcttgagttttgaattgcccatgggtctcatatcgagccagcaacgaatagtatctgtctactatctggttcatctggggtcttctatgtggttcatgttgggtgggcaacaaacaatagatgatccattgtctatctttttaaactgaagctataatctacctgctatcattagttttagatccatccactcgtttgctaccatcagtcttgatttttgcatgcaccccttaggccttacaaaatctaactattttttttattatgcatgtcagatattgtacacaatcgtactgaacatgttgagaaaaagagaagaccgttgcgtgcgaatataatgtcatgcagacgccgctccatggtgggcgaagtgcccccctcctgcatttccagattgtattcgagaggaagataactgttcagatggagattcagaaggagccgaccacgcatgtttaccacctgaggtgttggctctaacctggcatgctgatgttggtcatatcatgcatatggcgccttgcattgcttacattatacatc
Coding sequences within:
- the LOC123074316 gene encoding putative E3 ubiquitin-protein ligase SINA-like 6 — translated: MVVHEEGEIMQTEQDPTMELSKCKGGHLACADCRVERPGNQRQCQKCERGGGFDVRNTAVDSVLSSVRVECPHEGCGLYVTYHKLADHQSVCPLAPCKCPVPVCGYEGPPPALYHHISTAHPMPVHRIQYGKVLQLQVPLSEPRLLLFAEEDRRAFFLVGGVLDIGAPIAVSVVCIRAGASPLPHYVAKLWANGPPGEPKGTTDAVKVEMEVTSSKDPGDVDVQELTFLTVPPKLLAGAKLVSLHIQIDKLTS